A stretch of the uncultured Desulfobacter sp. genome encodes the following:
- the glyA gene encoding serine hydroxymethyltransferase, with translation MENIQFVKSCDPEIAAVIESEYSRQEYGLNLIASENTVSRAVMEAQGSIMTNKYAEGYPAKRYYGGCQYMDQAENLAIERVKKLFGVEYANVQPHSGSQANMAAYFSVLSPGDGILAMDLSHGGHLTHGAGVSFSGRLFNFTHYGLNPETETIDLNQVEDLAKANKPKMIVAGASAYPRTLDFKGFSEIAKACGALFLVDMAHIAGLVAAGVHPTPVGYADIITSTTHKTLRGPRGGLILANAELGKKINSQIFPGIQGGPLMHVITAKAVAFKEALLPEFTEYQKQVVKNAAVLAKVLMERGYKLVSNGTDNHMVLVDFSGRDLTGKEAEDRLGQANITVNKNTVPNEKRSPFVTSGVRIGVPLITSRGMNEDAVGAVAGFICDVLDDEANVPKVAAKVKELCIQHPLYENAAG, from the coding sequence ATGGAAAATATACAATTTGTAAAATCTTGTGATCCTGAAATTGCCGCTGTTATTGAAAGTGAATACAGCCGGCAAGAATACGGGCTGAATCTCATCGCTTCGGAAAATACGGTGAGCCGGGCAGTAATGGAAGCCCAGGGCTCCATTATGACCAATAAATACGCTGAAGGGTATCCTGCAAAACGGTATTATGGCGGATGTCAGTACATGGATCAGGCAGAGAACCTGGCCATTGAACGGGTCAAGAAGCTGTTTGGCGTGGAATATGCCAATGTCCAGCCCCATTCCGGCTCCCAGGCAAATATGGCGGCTTATTTTTCCGTACTCTCTCCCGGGGACGGCATACTGGCCATGGATCTTTCCCATGGCGGGCATTTAACCCACGGTGCCGGGGTAAGCTTTTCCGGTCGGTTGTTCAATTTTACCCATTACGGTTTGAATCCGGAAACCGAGACCATTGATTTGAACCAGGTGGAAGACCTGGCAAAGGCTAATAAACCTAAAATGATTGTGGCAGGGGCTTCGGCCTACCCCAGAACCCTTGATTTTAAGGGCTTTTCTGAAATTGCCAAGGCCTGCGGTGCACTTTTTCTAGTGGATATGGCCCATATTGCAGGGCTTGTGGCGGCAGGTGTTCACCCCACACCTGTTGGGTACGCAGATATTATTACCTCCACCACCCATAAAACCCTTCGCGGTCCCAGGGGCGGATTGATTCTTGCCAACGCCGAACTGGGCAAAAAAATCAATTCCCAGATTTTCCCCGGTATCCAGGGTGGACCTTTGATGCATGTGATTACGGCCAAGGCCGTGGCCTTTAAAGAGGCATTGTTGCCCGAGTTCACCGAATATCAGAAACAGGTGGTTAAAAATGCCGCTGTGTTGGCAAAGGTACTCATGGAGAGAGGGTACAAGTTGGTGTCCAATGGTACGGATAACCACATGGTCCTGGTGGATTTCTCCGGACGGGATCTCACCGGAAAAGAGGCGGAAGATCGTCTGGGACAGGCAAATATTACGGTGAATAAAAATACCGTGCCCAATGAAAAGCGAAGCCCCTTTGTTACTTCGGGTGTACGCATCGGGGTGCCGTTGATCACCTCCCGGGGCATGAATGAAGATGCAGTGGGTGCTGTGGCCGGATTTATCTGTGATGTTCTGGATGACGAAGCCAATGTTCCCAAAGTTGCCGCCAAGGTTAAAGAGTTGTGCATTCAGCACCCTTTATATGAAAATGCAGCCGGCTGA
- the rpiB gene encoding ribose 5-phosphate isomerase B produces MDKRIIIGSDHAAFELKEKIKEQLAGLGYEVEDAGTYSTDSVNYADFGKKVAKAVSDGTYGRGILLCGTGLGMSMQANRFKGVRAALCSDIFSVRMSRQHNDANILVMGGRVVGDILAFELVREWLDTPFEGGRHLDRIRSLDEIG; encoded by the coding sequence ATGGATAAACGAATCATCATCGGCAGTGATCATGCCGCGTTTGAATTAAAGGAAAAGATCAAGGAACAGCTTGCAGGCCTTGGCTATGAGGTTGAGGATGCCGGTACCTACAGCACGGATTCGGTAAATTATGCCGATTTCGGCAAAAAAGTGGCCAAAGCAGTTTCCGATGGTACATACGGCCGGGGCATTCTCTTGTGCGGTACCGGCCTTGGCATGTCCATGCAGGCCAACCGGTTTAAGGGTGTACGCGCTGCGCTGTGTTCGGATATATTTTCCGTCAGGATGAGCCGGCAGCACAATGACGCCAATATCCTGGTTATGGGTGGCCGTGTGGTCGGAGATATTCTTGCCTTTGAGTTGGTCAGAGAATGGCTTGATACCCCCTTTGAAGGCGGTCGCCATCTGGACCGTATTCGCTCCCTGGATGAAATCGGATAA
- the acpP gene encoding acyl carrier protein encodes MAVESKVRKIIAEKIPGIDVEDVVPQASLVEDLGADSLTIVELIMSMEEVFEIEIDDDQAELLSTVQDIYDFIASKS; translated from the coding sequence ATGGCCGTTGAAAGCAAAGTAAGAAAGATTATTGCTGAAAAAATTCCCGGCATTGATGTTGAGGATGTGGTTCCCCAGGCGTCGTTGGTCGAAGACCTTGGCGCGGATTCTTTGACCATCGTAGAGCTTATCATGTCAATGGAAGAGGTTTTTGAAATTGAAATTGACGATGATCAGGCTGAGCTGCTGTCGACTGTCCAGGATATTTATGATTTCATTGCCTCGAAATCATAA
- the rpmF gene encoding 50S ribosomal protein L32: MAVPKQKSSKARGRKRRTHYKTSAPTVTICPECQEPKLPHTACPECGTYKGRDVKPDVEVED, from the coding sequence ATGGCCGTACCCAAACAGAAAAGTTCCAAAGCAAGAGGAAGAAAAAGACGCACCCATTATAAAACCAGTGCCCCCACTGTAACCATATGTCCCGAGTGCCAGGAGCCCAAGTTGCCTCATACCGCATGCCCCGAATGCGGCACCTATAAAGGCAGAGATGTGAAGCCGGACGTGGAAGTAGAAGATTAG
- the gltX gene encoding glutamate--tRNA ligase, which yields MNTIITRFPPSPTGYLHIGGARTALFNWLWARKNAGQFVLRIEDTDEARSTKESVDAILESMEWLGIDWDDGPYFQTQRYDIYNEHIDRLVEQGHAYYCDCTPEEVDAMREEAKAKGLKPMYNGKCRNRGLKKGDNTVVRLKTPDTGVTIVDDIVKGSTAFQNSEIDDFIIQRSSGVAMYNLAVVVDDISMGINTIIRGDDHLVNTPKQILIYQALGASLPVFGHVPMVLGSDKARLSKRHGAMSVGEYKKMGFLADALINYLVRLGWSHGDQEFFERQELIEKFDLEHLGRSAGMFDMDKLYALNAKHIQKKKPAELGDDLVPHLADLGIEAQNDAFTQGVIETLQPRSKTLVEMAQGAIFYYRDEIEFEEKAAKKFFKPETSDLLNKCADALEERADFSQKAQEEVFKQIMDETGLGFGKIAQPLRVAVTGTTVSPGIFEMFIALGQEKTVQRIRKAAQFCAAQGE from the coding sequence ATGAATACAATAATTACACGCTTCCCGCCCTCCCCCACCGGGTACCTGCATATCGGCGGTGCCAGGACCGCACTTTTCAACTGGCTGTGGGCCAGAAAAAATGCAGGGCAGTTTGTGCTGCGTATAGAAGATACCGATGAAGCCCGTTCCACAAAGGAGTCTGTGGACGCAATTCTTGAATCCATGGAATGGCTGGGGATCGACTGGGATGACGGCCCTTATTTTCAGACCCAACGCTATGATATTTATAATGAACACATTGACCGCCTGGTTGAACAGGGCCATGCCTACTATTGCGACTGTACCCCAGAAGAAGTCGATGCCATGCGCGAAGAGGCCAAGGCCAAAGGACTTAAGCCTATGTATAACGGCAAATGCCGGAACCGCGGGCTTAAAAAAGGAGATAACACAGTGGTACGGTTAAAAACCCCGGATACAGGCGTCACCATTGTGGACGACATTGTCAAGGGCAGTACTGCTTTCCAGAATTCGGAAATTGATGATTTCATCATCCAGAGAAGCTCGGGCGTGGCCATGTACAACCTTGCGGTTGTTGTGGATGATATCTCCATGGGGATCAACACCATTATCCGGGGAGATGACCACTTGGTCAATACGCCCAAACAGATTCTGATTTACCAGGCGTTGGGCGCATCGCTGCCGGTATTCGGCCATGTCCCCATGGTGCTGGGGTCAGACAAGGCGCGGCTGAGCAAACGTCATGGTGCCATGTCCGTGGGGGAATATAAGAAAATGGGATTTCTGGCCGATGCACTGATCAACTACCTGGTCAGACTGGGTTGGTCCCATGGCGACCAGGAATTCTTTGAACGCCAGGAGCTTATTGAAAAATTTGATCTCGAACATCTTGGCCGGTCTGCCGGCATGTTTGACATGGATAAGCTGTATGCACTGAATGCCAAACACATCCAGAAAAAGAAGCCCGCAGAATTAGGAGACGACCTTGTGCCCCACTTAGCGGATCTTGGCATTGAGGCCCAGAATGATGCCTTTACCCAGGGGGTGATTGAAACACTTCAACCTAGAAGCAAAACCCTTGTAGAGATGGCCCAGGGTGCTATCTTTTATTACAGGGATGAAATTGAGTTTGAAGAAAAGGCTGCCAAAAAATTCTTTAAGCCCGAAACTTCTGATCTTTTAAACAAATGTGCTGATGCCCTGGAAGAACGTGCTGATTTCAGCCAGAAGGCCCAAGAAGAGGTGTTTAAACAGATCATGGACGAGACAGGGCTCGGATTTGGAAAGATTGCCCAACCTCTGCGGGTGGCGGTCACCGGTACAACGGTGAGCCCCGGCATATTTGAAATGTTTATTGCTTTAGGACAAGAAAAAACCGTTCAGCGCATTAGAAAGGCAGCGCAATTCTGCGCCGCCCAAGGCGAATAA
- a CDS encoding xanthine/uracil/vitamin C permease encodes MPLYKRNDTEEQPFWPAGPFKIRLPFIHYRWEWVEFIQALILFVVSLAMIPLLEKYLGLPYNVALAYVFVCGIGFMLPAFLGTPMVPGWITPAIPVVLLYLGQFAPGPEAIKALVALQLLVAAIFLFLGISRLSSKVVAKVPDSIKAGILLGAGVAAYMGELKVGGRIPKTPIAIGLGSLVCFYMLFSVSFARMKSDNPIAKLMGKFGMVPAMIVAIVIGMLVNEYPIPDIKWGITIPAFGQMWSYLPFSVGFPDADMFIKAIPTAVIAYIIAFGDVIVGTVLVKAACEESRPDETVDIDTDRIHIITGIRNVIHTFFAPYPGLAGPIWTAVTATVADRYRQGRNAMDSMFSGAGTFWISGFIALFILPLVSFFKPFLPIGLSLTMVVTGYLCIITAFKQIKDPLQLGVAGTMAIVLAMHGAAWGLGVGIVLHIFLESRFRLSKKAEVSG; translated from the coding sequence ATGCCTTTATACAAACGTAACGACACTGAAGAACAGCCCTTCTGGCCCGCAGGGCCCTTTAAAATACGCCTTCCTTTTATCCATTACCGCTGGGAATGGGTGGAGTTTATTCAGGCTCTTATCCTTTTTGTTGTAAGTCTTGCAATGATTCCTCTGTTGGAAAAATATTTAGGACTTCCCTATAACGTTGCCCTTGCCTATGTATTTGTCTGCGGTATCGGGTTTATGCTGCCGGCATTTCTTGGAACACCCATGGTGCCGGGATGGATAACACCTGCAATCCCCGTTGTTTTGCTCTATCTTGGGCAGTTTGCGCCGGGGCCTGAAGCGATCAAGGCCTTGGTGGCCCTGCAGCTTCTGGTGGCGGCCATTTTTCTGTTCCTGGGGATCTCCCGTCTCAGCTCCAAAGTCGTGGCTAAGGTGCCCGATTCCATTAAGGCGGGGATATTGCTTGGTGCTGGTGTGGCCGCCTACATGGGGGAATTGAAAGTCGGTGGCAGAATTCCTAAAACGCCCATTGCTATAGGCCTTGGCAGCCTGGTCTGTTTTTATATGCTCTTTTCCGTTTCATTTGCCAGGATGAAATCCGATAATCCCATAGCAAAGCTTATGGGTAAATTCGGTATGGTCCCCGCCATGATCGTGGCCATAGTCATTGGTATGCTTGTCAATGAGTATCCGATTCCGGACATTAAATGGGGTATTACCATACCGGCCTTTGGGCAGATGTGGTCCTATTTGCCCTTCAGCGTGGGGTTTCCCGATGCTGATATGTTCATCAAAGCCATCCCCACAGCGGTTATCGCTTATATTATCGCCTTTGGCGACGTGATCGTTGGCACGGTTCTGGTCAAGGCTGCATGCGAGGAAAGCAGACCCGACGAAACAGTGGATATCGATACGGACCGGATTCACATTATTACGGGAATCCGGAATGTGATTCATACCTTTTTTGCTCCCTACCCGGGTCTGGCAGGACCTATCTGGACTGCGGTAACAGCAACCGTGGCAGACCGCTACCGCCAAGGTAGAAACGCAATGGATTCTATGTTCAGCGGGGCAGGCACCTTCTGGATTTCAGGATTCATCGCGCTGTTTATTCTCCCCTTGGTTAGTTTTTTTAAACCCTTTCTGCCAATCGGGCTCTCATTGACCATGGTTGTCACAGGCTATCTTTGCATCATTACAGCCTTCAAACAGATCAAAGACCCCCTTCAGCTGGGCGTTGCCGGAACAATGGCCATTGTGCTTGCCATGCACGGCGCAGCCTGGGGCTTGGGTGTAGGCATTGTTCTGCATATCTTTCTTGAAAGCCGATTTCGCCTGTCAAAGAAAGCTGAGGTTTCCGGATAA
- a CDS encoding PilT/PilU family type 4a pilus ATPase, with protein MKQPEIDYWITCMLETFENVSDLNVTVGKSLQVETSGQLTDVPVSPPVQELTPFQAEVFALNLINGDPRLLEDLVKTGSCDLSYWLGNKARFRVNIFKQKNHLTTILRKLETTIPSIDKLNLPPIFRKMGEEKNGLILVTGATGSGKSTTLAALLNEINEAKSLHVVTLEDPVEFVHPHKKATFNQRELGNDFDTFPTGLRAALRQAPKVILVGEMRDRETMEIGLSAAETGHLVLSTLHTVDAGQTINRILGMFEQEEQAQVRARLADTIRYIVCQRLLPRSAGGRVAALEIMGMNLRINDIILNGESEGKTMHEVITASTAFGMQTFDQHILDLYKADIITEETAFSYCSQKSVLSQGMDILKREKGEKTSAIEGLTIDWKEKNDTEENGEEPS; from the coding sequence ATGAAACAGCCTGAAATTGATTATTGGATCACCTGTATGCTGGAAACATTTGAGAATGTATCGGATCTTAATGTTACCGTGGGCAAGTCCCTGCAGGTGGAGACATCCGGGCAATTGACCGATGTGCCGGTATCGCCGCCGGTGCAGGAGCTGACCCCTTTCCAGGCCGAGGTGTTTGCATTGAACCTGATCAACGGCGACCCCCGGCTTCTGGAAGACCTGGTCAAAACAGGCTCCTGCGATCTGTCCTACTGGCTGGGAAACAAGGCACGATTCAGGGTGAACATTTTTAAGCAGAAAAATCATTTAACCACCATCCTGCGAAAACTGGAAACCACCATCCCCAGCATTGACAAGCTTAACCTGCCGCCTATTTTCAGAAAGATGGGCGAAGAAAAAAACGGTTTGATTCTGGTGACCGGTGCCACCGGGTCAGGCAAATCCACCACCCTGGCCGCGCTGCTCAATGAGATTAACGAAGCAAAGTCCCTCCATGTGGTGACCCTGGAAGACCCGGTGGAGTTTGTCCATCCCCATAAAAAAGCCACATTTAACCAACGGGAGTTGGGAAATGATTTTGATACATTCCCCACAGGGCTGAGGGCAGCCCTGCGCCAGGCCCCCAAGGTGATTCTGGTGGGGGAGATGCGTGACCGGGAAACCATGGAGATCGGTTTGTCTGCAGCAGAAACCGGACACCTGGTGCTTTCCACCCTCCATACCGTCGATGCCGGCCAGACCATTAACCGTATCCTGGGCATGTTTGAACAGGAGGAACAGGCCCAGGTCCGGGCCAGGCTTGCAGATACCATCCGCTATATTGTCTGCCAGCGCCTTTTGCCCCGGTCTGCAGGCGGACGGGTGGCGGCCCTGGAAATTATGGGGATGAACCTGCGAATCAACGATATTATCCTGAACGGTGAATCAGAAGGAAAAACCATGCATGAAGTCATTACCGCCTCAACGGCATTTGGCATGCAGACCTTTGACCAGCATATCCTGGACCTCTACAAGGCCGATATCATCACCGAAGAAACGGCCTTTTCCTATTGTTCACAAAAAAGTGTGCTCTCCCAGGGCATGGATATCCTCAAAAGGGAAAAGGGCGAAAAAACCTCTGCCATTGAAGGCCTGACCATTGACTGGAAAGAAAAAAATGATACTGAAGAAAACGGGGAGGAACCGTCATGA
- the tsaA gene encoding tRNA (N6-threonylcarbamoyladenosine(37)-N6)-methyltransferase TrmO, whose protein sequence is MQITYIGTIQTPFEDREGMPIQPAGAKDVQGRIIIHPEYEQGLSDIDGFSHLILLYHFHQSKGFDLVITPFMDTEPRGVFSTRAPRRPSPIGLSIVRLVSRKENTLDILDIDVLNNTPLIDIKPYVPGFDAKTENVRSGWLEKNQVKAQTMTSDKRFI, encoded by the coding sequence ATGCAAATAACTTACATCGGAACAATACAAACACCGTTTGAAGACCGCGAAGGCATGCCGATCCAGCCTGCCGGCGCCAAAGATGTTCAGGGTCGGATCATCATCCATCCGGAGTATGAACAAGGCCTGTCAGACATTGACGGATTTTCTCATCTGATCCTACTCTACCATTTTCACCAGTCCAAGGGGTTTGACCTCGTGATCACCCCTTTTATGGATACTGAACCACGGGGGGTGTTCTCCACCCGGGCCCCCCGGCGTCCCAGCCCCATAGGGCTGTCCATTGTCCGCCTGGTCTCAAGAAAAGAAAATACCCTTGATATTCTGGATATTGATGTTTTGAACAACACGCCGCTTATTGATATTAAGCCTTATGTGCCGGGATTCGATGCCAAAACTGAGAATGTCCGGTCGGGGTGGCTGGAGAAAAATCAGGTCAAAGCCCAAACCATGACTTCAGACAAAAGGTTTATCTGA
- a CDS encoding PEP-CTERM sorting domain-containing protein, with the protein MNKLSIMLSVLIIILFFSNANVKADYLRSDEGYIVVNTELQISDDQFKDEFLWLNPGSHLYCSDNAEIYRIYGENSYIHFNGGFASYVETGESSQTTIADGSVELVSLQGQSVLELDGGEIDRLYLNGDSFAKYISGSVNFLYLADNASLYFYGSNLLIDLTKDDARSRWYLVYGQLDNGEAFSTTFEISSNIVFTGSVYLNDLPYQFNNDSADLAPVPEPSTLMLLGVGMIGLAGTRIRQSIK; encoded by the coding sequence ATGAACAAACTATCAATAATGCTATCTGTACTAATAATCATCCTGTTTTTTTCTAATGCGAATGTTAAGGCTGACTATCTAAGGAGCGACGAAGGGTACATTGTAGTTAATACAGAACTCCAAATTAGTGATGATCAGTTCAAAGACGAGTTCCTCTGGTTAAATCCAGGTAGCCATCTATATTGCAGTGACAATGCTGAAATTTATCGTATTTATGGTGAAAATAGCTATATACATTTTAATGGAGGATTTGCATCTTATGTCGAAACAGGAGAATCATCTCAGACAACAATAGCTGACGGATCAGTTGAGCTTGTCAGCTTACAAGGACAGAGTGTTCTCGAATTAGATGGTGGAGAAATCGACAGGCTATATTTAAATGGTGACAGTTTTGCAAAATATATCTCTGGATCAGTGAATTTTTTATATTTAGCGGATAATGCTTCATTGTATTTTTATGGATCAAATTTGCTAATAGACCTTACAAAAGACGATGCACGAAGCAGATGGTATTTAGTATATGGTCAATTAGATAACGGAGAAGCCTTTAGTACAACTTTTGAAATAAGCTCAAATATTGTTTTCACCGGAAGCGTTTATCTTAATGATTTGCCTTATCAGTTTAACAACGATTCCGCAGATCTTGCGCCCGTGCCGGAGCCGTCCACTCTAATGCTGCTCGGTGTCGGTATGATAGGCCTTGCAGGAACTCGCATACGGCAAAGTATCAAGTAA
- a CDS encoding choice-of-anchor Q domain-containing protein, with product MDATPLFVRNSNFERDDSGDLHLRLESPCRNKGDNTAENLPETDMDGENRIIDGTGDMGAAELIPGTPCPSDADGDKDVDGKDSAAYAQNPNLDLLEALALAFGKTDYP from the coding sequence ATGGATGCCACCCCCTTGTTTGTCAGAAATTCGAACTTTGAGCGGGATGATTCCGGTGATCTTCACCTGAGGCTTGAGTCCCCGTGCAGGAATAAAGGGGATAACACTGCTGAGAATCTGCCTGAAACAGATATGGATGGTGAAAACCGTATCATAGACGGCACAGGGGACATGGGCGCAGCTGAATTAATTCCCGGCACCCCCTGCCCCTCAGATGCAGACGGGGATAAGGATGTGGACGGCAAAGATTCGGCCGCCTATGCCCAAAATCCCAATTTGGACCTGCTGGAGGCCCTGGCTCTGGCCTTTGGGAAAACCGATTATCCCTGA
- the amrB gene encoding AmmeMemoRadiSam system protein B — MGVRKMAFAGSWYPGSAGQCRSAIERFTDDPGIGEDAKKLDNPVAGIVPHAGWIYSGKLACRVFSALAQGSRVVDTIVLFGVHMHAASQALVLDCTAVDTPLGTIEMDRELTQALVRRAGTQGITLEQLDHNRFPEENTLELQYPFMKYFFPQARIVVCAVPPSDAAKALGVAAVEVAKDLGLSLAVVGSTDMTHYGPRFGFEPAGSGRAAFDWVSKENDAAAIEALTAMDEKQIVHQGLTRHNMCCAGAACAAAAAAKKMGAVKGVCLDYSSSFDPLQPADDFVGYCSVVFCT, encoded by the coding sequence ATGGGTGTAAGAAAAATGGCCTTTGCCGGATCATGGTACCCGGGATCAGCCGGCCAATGTCGATCAGCCATTGAACGGTTTACTGATGATCCGGGAATCGGAGAGGATGCAAAAAAACTGGATAATCCTGTGGCGGGGATCGTTCCCCACGCCGGCTGGATCTATTCCGGAAAACTTGCCTGCCGAGTCTTCTCTGCACTGGCCCAGGGCAGCCGGGTTGTGGACACAATAGTACTCTTCGGGGTTCACATGCATGCCGCTTCCCAGGCCTTAGTCTTGGATTGTACGGCCGTAGATACTCCCTTGGGAACCATTGAGATGGATCGGGAACTTACACAGGCCCTGGTGCGGCGGGCCGGGACTCAAGGCATTACTCTGGAACAATTAGACCACAACCGCTTCCCCGAAGAAAACACCTTGGAACTGCAATATCCATTTATGAAATATTTTTTTCCCCAGGCCCGGATTGTGGTGTGCGCCGTACCGCCCTCGGATGCGGCGAAAGCTCTGGGCGTGGCTGCAGTTGAGGTCGCAAAAGATCTGGGTCTTTCCTTGGCTGTGGTGGGCTCCACAGACATGACCCATTACGGCCCGCGGTTCGGATTTGAACCGGCAGGTTCCGGCCGGGCGGCATTTGATTGGGTGTCAAAGGAGAATGACGCAGCAGCCATTGAGGCGTTAACCGCCATGGATGAAAAGCAGATTGTTCACCAGGGACTGACCCGCCATAATATGTGCTGTGCCGGGGCGGCCTGTGCGGCTGCGGCTGCGGCAAAAAAAATGGGCGCAGTTAAAGGTGTCTGTCTTGATTACAGCTCAAGTTTTGATCCCTTACAGCCTGCTGACGATTTTGTGGGGTATTGCAGTGTGGTTTTCTGCACATAA
- the hypB gene encoding hydrogenase nickel incorporation protein HypB, with protein sequence MEINIQKRVLAKNESDADRNRSFFKDKQVFVLNMMSSPGSGKTETLCRTLEALMPDIRVGVIVGDVCTTNDADRLSVTGAKVTQINTDQFGGDCHLAAHLIESSAKSLGCDDLDLLIVENIGNLVCPAEFDIGEDARAVVLSVTEGEDKPLKYPLMFQVADAAILNKIDLLPHLDFDAALAVENMGKVHPGMPVFELSAKTQEGMEPWLAWLRTKVKEKLG encoded by the coding sequence ATGGAGATAAATATACAGAAACGGGTACTGGCAAAAAATGAATCCGATGCAGATCGGAACAGATCTTTTTTTAAGGATAAACAGGTATTTGTCCTGAACATGATGTCATCGCCGGGATCCGGCAAGACCGAAACCCTGTGCCGGACGTTGGAGGCACTGATGCCCGATATCCGGGTGGGGGTGATCGTCGGCGATGTCTGCACCACCAATGATGCGGACCGGCTTTCGGTAACCGGTGCCAAGGTGACCCAGATCAACACCGACCAGTTCGGGGGGGACTGTCATCTGGCAGCCCACCTTATTGAATCATCGGCCAAGTCCCTGGGATGCGACGATCTGGATCTGCTCATTGTGGAAAACATCGGCAACCTGGTCTGTCCTGCGGAATTTGACATTGGCGAGGATGCACGGGCCGTTGTTTTAAGTGTCACCGAAGGCGAGGATAAGCCTTTGAAATACCCGCTTATGTTCCAGGTGGCTGATGCTGCCATTTTAAATAAAATAGACCTGTTGCCCCACCTGGATTTTGATGCGGCCCTGGCTGTGGAAAATATGGGCAAGGTGCATCCGGGCATGCCGGTGTTTGAACTGTCCGCCAAGACCCAGGAAGGCATGGAACCTTGGCTTGCATGGCTGCGCACAAAGGTTAAGGAAAAACTGGGTTAA
- the hypA gene encoding hydrogenase maturation nickel metallochaperone HypA, whose protein sequence is MHEMGIAQQLVNIALDAIPDDIENPRVEKMNLRIGKLAAVVEHSLSFCLEVITKDTPLEGAEVIIDAVPVCLRCESCNHEWQTDAPAFGCPACKTGQVTMVSGREIEISSIELADD, encoded by the coding sequence ATGCATGAGATGGGTATTGCCCAGCAACTGGTAAACATCGCCCTGGATGCCATCCCCGATGACATTGAGAATCCCAGGGTGGAAAAAATGAATTTAAGGATCGGTAAACTGGCCGCCGTGGTGGAGCACAGCCTCTCGTTTTGTCTGGAGGTTATCACAAAGGACACCCCGCTTGAAGGCGCTGAAGTGATCATCGACGCGGTGCCGGTGTGTCTGCGCTGTGAAAGTTGTAACCACGAATGGCAGACCGATGCCCCTGCATTTGGTTGCCCTGCATGCAAAACCGGGCAGGTGACCATGGTTTCGGGACGGGAGATTGAGATTTCGTCCATAGAACTGGCAGACGATTAG